TGCCGCACAGGACAACAGCAGCGACACCACAACCTCCGCCAATGCCCTGCGTGCCGCGGGCGGGGACGCGACCACCATCACGCTGGGCGTGAGCGGTTCGCAGGACAACATGGCCGATGAATGGGCCCGCTACCTGCAGACCAGCATGGGTGTGAAGGTCTTCACTGTCGAGGCGGCCATGGCCTCCGGGGGACAGGGTCCGGGCTGGACCGCGCTGCTCAACAGCATGGCGACCCAGAGCAAGGGCGAGTACTACGACATCAGCAAGAACCCCAACCTGGGCAAGGCCCTGGGCGATGCACTGGCCGACATCTTCAGCAAGATCCAGTCGGTCAACAGCGTGTTCTCTTCCGTGAGCCTGCCCGTGAGCGTGAACACCCAGGGCACCTACCTGAACCAGGTGTTCGTGGGCATGTTCCGCCCCGACGAGTCCGCGTTCCCGCGCTGGAACGGCAACCTCAAGCAATACAAGCTGGGTGTGGACACCAACAACCAGCTCATCCTGCAGGACGCGAACGACACCAACGCCATCAACAACCAGACGGGCTTCGTCGCGCCGTGCGCGCGAAGTTACTGGACCCCGACCGGCGTCAACAACTACTGGAGCTTCAACCCCTCCGGCGATTGCATCAGCAGCGACGCGACCATCAAGCTTCCCGCCTCGGACAGCCCGGACGGCAACGTGGTCGAAAAGGGTGCGCAGGCCTACATGCTCCGGCAGGTGGCCACGGCCGACCGCAACGTGAAGACCTGCACGCCGGGCGCCTGCACGGCGCTCACGAGCTTTGCCGACGGCAATGCGAGCATCACCCAGACCGCGCTGGGCGCGCTGTCCACCACCGAACGCACCGACCTCATCAACTGGCTCCGTGGCCTAAACAACAAGGCCGACGAGACGAAGGACACCACAACTGGCGCGTACACGACCTCCACCACCGCAATGCGGCCCTCGGTGCACGGGGATGTGGTGCATTCGCGCCCGGTGGCCATCAACTACGGCACCGACGCCGCTCCCCAGGTGGTGGTGTTCTATGGCGCCAACGACGGCATGCTGCGTGCCGTGAACGGCAACCAGGCCGCGGCCATCGGGTCGGCTGCGCCCGGCAGCGAGCTCTGGTCCTTCGTGCCGCCGGAGTTCTACGGCAGCGTCAAGCGGCTGCGCGACAACACCACCCGCATCAACTTCCCGGGCCTGCCGGCCAGCCTGGGCACCATGGCGCCCAAGCCCTACGGAATGGACGGCCCGATGGCGGCCTACCGCCAGGGCACGTCGGCATGGCTCTACGCCAGCATGCGCCGCGGCGGCCGCATGATCTATGCGTTCGACGTCTCGAACCCCGCCTCCCCCATCTTCAAATGGCGCAGGGGTTGCCCGAACCAGGACAACGACACCGACTGCGACACCGGCGCCAACGACATGACCGGCATCGGCCAGACCTGGTCGGCCCCCAAGGTGGTGAAGGCCAGCGGCTATGGCGCGGGCGTCACGCCCATGGTGATGTTCGGCGGCGGCTACGACAAGTGCGAGGACGTCGACACCACCGTGCCTGCCAGCGCCTGCGGCACGGCTGCCAAGGGCAACCGGATCTACGTGCTCGACGCCAGCACGGGCGCCGTGCTCAAGACCTTCAATACCGACCGCGGCGTGGCCGGCGAAGTGACCATCGTGAACGACAGCGCAGGCCTTGCCAAGATCGCCTATGCGGCGGACCTGGGCGGCAACGTCTACCGCATCGCCATCGGTACCGACGTGCCGGGCAGCTGGGTCATGACGAAGATCGCCGCACTCGGCTGCGACACCGTGACCACCTGCACGCCCAACCGCAAGTTCATGTTCGGCCCCGACGTGGTCGAGGACAACGGCCTGTACGTGGTGCTGCTGGGCTCGGGCGACCGCGAGAAGCCGCTGCGCTCCTACTCGGCTGCGCTGGGCGTTTCCAACCGCTTCTACATGATGGTGGACAAGCCCGCCGACGCCACCTGGCTCAGTGCCGAGGCCACCAATTGCGGTGGCTCCTCGCTGCTGTGCAACAGCTCGCTTTTCGCCATCACGGGCACCACGACGCCTTCTGCGACCGATCTTGCGGCCAAGAAGGGCTGGTACCTTGCGCTCGCGCCCGGCGAGCAGGTGGTGACCTCGTCCGTCACGGCCTACGGCAACACCACTTTCAACACCCACACGCCCAGCAGCCCGAGCGTGACCCAGTCGTGCCGTGCCGACCTGGGAACCGCCAACGTCTACAACGTGGCGTATCTCGACGCGACGGCGCAGAACGGCGCACGATTCCAGAACGTGGTCGGCGGCGGGCTCGCGCCTTCGCCGGTGGTCGGCCGCGTCATGGTGGGCGACACCTTCCGGGACGTGGTGATCGGCGCCAATCCGGATTCGTTCCTGAGCCCGAAGGGTGCCGCGGTCAAGGCGGCCTTCAAGCAACCCAAGGGCCGGGTCTACTGGTTCATCCAGAAGTAAGGAAGACACAGGATGAAGGCCATGGCCGGGACGCGCGCACGCGGTTTCACGCTCATCGAGCTGATGGTCACCATCGTGGTGCTGGTGGTCCTGATCACGGTGGCCGTCCCCTCCTTCGACAACATCAGGCTCTCGAGCCGGCTGACCTCCTACGCGACCGATCTCGTCTCGGGCAGCCAGCTGGCGCGCACCGAGGCGATCAAGCGCAACGCCGTCGTCAGGCTGTGTGTTTCGTCCGACGGCACCAGCTGCGCCACCACCGGCCAGTGGGAAACCGGCTGGATCGTCATCAGCGCCGACGGCACGGTGATCCAGAAACAGCCGGCCGCCGCCGGCGGCTTCCAGATCCGCGACAGCGGGAGCCTCAGCGCCCTGCTCTACGATCCCACCGGCGTGGGCGCCAGCGCCGCCAACTTCACGATCTGCCGCGCCACGCCCGTCGGATCCCAGGAGCGGGTGGTCAAGGTCAGTGCCACCGGCCGGAGTTCGGTCACGCGGACCAGCACCGGCGTCTGCGCCTGACCCAGGCAACCGATCAGGCAAGTGCGGTCTTTTGCACCATCCTCGCGGAGACGAGGACAATAGTGCACCAAGGTGTGCGGTTATCCGGTCTTTCCAGCCCGGACCGCCGCCTCTGCCATTGCACCAGAAACGCTTCTTTTCATGGAACACCAGTTGGATTGGGCACTTGCCGCCTGCGCCCGCATCCTGCGGCCGGTGGTGAGGCTCGCCCTGTCCATGGGGGTGAAGCATCCGCACCTGGAAGCCCTGCTGCGTGACCTGCTGCTGGAAGAAGCCATGCGGTCCTGGCGCAAGCAGGGCGTCGCCAAGCCCAACATCAGCCAGCTGTCGGTCACCACGGGGCTGAACCGCAAGGCCGTCACCGCCAAGGTCAGGGAAACCGCCGACGCGCTGCCCCATACCGAGTTGTCGGCCGCGGCCAAGACTTTCACGCTGTGGCTGCAGCTGGTGTCCGAAAACCAGGCCTTGCAGCGCCTGCCGATCACCACCGAGGGGCCCGATGCGCCCTCCTTCGAAACCGTGGCCAAGCTCGGCAGCCGCGGCAACGTGCACCACCGCACCATCCTGGATGAGTTGGTGCGCCTGAACATGGTGGCCGAACAGGACGGCTGCGCCGAACTCAGGGTCGACGGCTTCGTGCCGGTCGACGACCTGCAGTCGATGCTCGCGTTCCTCGGCGACAACGGCCGGGACCACCTGCTGGCCGCGGTGTCGAACACCCTCGGCGAGCAGCCGCGCATGCTGGAGCGGGCGGTGTTTGCGCGCGGCATCGGCATGCAGGACTGCGAGAAGATCCATCAGATGGTGCGCGAACGCTGGGCGGCAATGCACCTGGAACTCGCGGGCGAGATGACCCGCGCCGTCGACCGGGCCCCGGCCGGCGCCAAGGGGCGCATCCGCGTCGGGATCTACACGTACTATGAAGACGAGGCGGCGCCGAATGCGCCCGCCGCCACGCCCCAACGCGAAAAAGAAAGTACACGATGAAAAGCCACATCCGATGGATGCGATGCATCCTCTTTGCCGGAGCGATAGCGTTGCTGCTCTCGTGCGGCGGCGGCGGCAGCGGCGGCGGGTCTCCGGCCGGGGTGGGTAGCTACGGCGGCAGTTTGTCGGCGACGGGAAGCGGCGGGCCTTCGGGGACGGGGACGGGCAGTACCGGTACTGGGACCGGCACCAACGCCGGCACGGCAACTTCAGGTGGTGGCGGTGGCGGTGGCGACGGCGGTGGCACAGGCACCGGTGCAGGCTCCGGCACTGGCACGGGCACCGCCGGTGGTGGCGACGGCTCGGGCAACGCAGGCGGCACCGATGGCACCAGCACGGCTGGCAACGGCAGCGGAGACGGATCGGGGGTGGGATCCGGCGGCACCGGCGTGAGCACCGCCGACGCCACCGGCGTCGGTTCGGTCGGCGGGCTGGGCAGCATCATCCTGAACGGCGTGCGCTACAACACCGATACCGCAGCCACCAGCCTCGAAGACACGCCCGACCTGCAGATCGGCATGAGCGTGCGCATCGCCGGCAAGATCGATGCCGAGTTCACCACCGCCACGGCGCAGCAGGTCGAATCGGCCGCCGAACTGCGCGGCGCCGCATCGGCCATCGACGTGTCGCGCGGCAGCTTCATGGTCACGGGTACCCTGGTCACCATCGACAACGCCACGGTGTGGAGCAACGCCAATGGCCTGGCGCAGGTCGCTGCCGGCAGCGTCGTACAGGTCTGGGGCCTGCCTTCCGGGCCGGGCGTCCTGCGCGCCACCCGTGTCGAACTGAAGCCCGCCTCGGCCGAACCCCTGGCGACCGGTGTCGTGCAGAACCTCGACCGGATCGCGCAGCGCTTCACGCTCGGGCAGCTCACGGTCCTGTACGACGGCGCCGCGTTCTCCGGCGGCATCGATCCAGCCAGCCTGGCCGACGGCGCCATCGTCCGGGTGCGCGGCAGCGCGGCGCCAGTTGCGGGCTTCTTCAGTGCCACCCGGGTGCAGGGCTGGTACGCGGTACCCCGGCAGGATGCCGCGGCCGTCCAGCTCGCGGGCGTCATCACCGACTTCACCGGGCTCAACGGGTTCAAGGTCCTCGGAACGCCCGCGGATGCCTCCAATGCGATCGTGAACGGCGGTCCGTCCAGCGCCATCGGCAACGGCGTCAAGGTGGAGCTCGACGGCTTCATGTCCAACGGCGTGCTGGTGGTCAAGAAGCTCCGTATCCGCAACATTCCGGGAACCGGCGGGCCGGTCGCCTTCACGCTGATCGGCGCCATCGGCAACTACCAGTCGCCGGCGAGCTTCCTGGTGAAGGGCCAGAGGGTGAACGCCAGCGGTCCCGGCACGGTCTTCGAGAACGGCACCGTCGCCGACCTGGGCAACGGCCGCCGCGTGACGGTGGTGGGCGACACGGTGGTGGACGGCGTGCTGGTCGCGCAGCGCGTCAGCTTCGTGCAGCCCTGAAGGGTTCCGCGGGCGCCGCCACGCGGCGCGCCCGAACGGAACCGGGCGGTGCTTCAGCGCACCAGCAGCACGGGCACCGCGCAGCGTGCGAGCACCTTCATGGCGACCGAGCCCAGAACGAGGTTGCTCAGCGCACCCTGCCCGCGCGAGCCCATCACCAGGAGATCGAACTTTCCGTTCTGCGCAAACGCGGCAATCTCGTCCGCCGCATGGCCGACCTTGTGCGCAAAAACCGCCTCGATGTCATGCGCAGCGAGCGCGGCGCGCACCGGCTCCAGCACCACGCGTGCCTCGTCGTCGTAGTAGCTGTGCACGAGGTCGGGCCCCGCGAACGCGGCGGCACGGTGCGGCACCGGGAGCACCGCATTGAAGACCGTGAAGGCATGGCCGGCTTGCGACCATTCCTTGTGCGCGGCCAGGTAGTCGAGCATGCGCGCGGTGTATTCGCTGCCATCGACGGCAAGAAGAATTCTCATGGTGTTCCTTGGGTTGTTCTCTTTCGACGCCGGCATGTTCGCCGCCGCCGGCGGGCGGCGGCTTGCGCCAGATCAAGCCTCCGGTCCCAGCCCGATCGGCGCGGGAACGGTGCCCACGATGCGGCTGAAGAGCGCCTCGTACTCGCGCTCCGGCGGATACCCGGTGAGCGGATCGCGGTTGCGGCCGAACGCCTCGTCGAGATCGTGCCAGTCGTCCGCCGTCAGCACGCGTTCGGCCAGCGGCAGGATCTCCCGCTCTTCGAGCGCCATGTGGTTCAGGTAGAAATCGACGTACTGCTCCACGGCGCTCTCGAAAGCCGCGCGCCGCGAGTCGCCGAGCATCTCGAACGCCAGCAGCGCGTGCTCCACGTTGCGGATCTTCCGCTCGCCCCACGCATGGTCGTTGTCGAGCCGGTCCATCAGATCGCGCGAGATCGGCGTCCTGGCGCGCAGCTTGGGAAACAGCAGCTCGCTTTCCTTGCGGTGGTGCCGCTTCTCGGGAAATTCGTCGACATAGAACAGCATGGCCCGAAGCGACGTGAAGTCGGGCCGGCTGCCTTTGCGGCGATGCTGCTGCAGCAGCAGGACGATGGAGCGCAGCATGGCGGCCAGCGCCGCGTGCTCCTGGCGAATGATGCGAATGGTGGCGTGGGTCATGAACGTCTCCTGTGCGTTCCTGAAGGTTCTCAGGTGCCATGCCGCCCGAGCTTGCTGCAGATCAAATGCCGCGCATCGCGTCCGATGGATGCACCCTTGTTGCAACGCATTCCCTTGATCGGCATCAAGCGGCGGCTCGCGGCGGTCCGGATACTGGCCCGATCACCACTCCAGCAAAGCGAGGACACCATGTACCAGCGAATTCTTGTTCCTGTCGACGGAAGCGCCACATCCGCCCACGGCCTTGGCGAGGCGATTCGCCTGGCCAGGAGCACCGGCGGGCGCCTGCGCCTGATGCACGTCATCGACGAGCTCTCCTTCGCGCTGGCCATGGATGCGTATGCGGGCCGGTCGGACGACTGGCTCGAGACCCTGCGCAACGCAGGCGCGGCACTCCTCGAGGCAGGCAAGTCGAAGGCCGCCGCCGCCGGTGTCACGGCCGATGCGGTGCTGTGCGACAGCTTCAGGGGTGCCGTTGCCGACCGCGTCACGGCCGAAGCGGCTGCCTGGCCGGCGGACCTGATCGTCCTGGGAACCCATGGACGCCGCGGCCTCGGGCGCATGGTGATGGGCAGCAGTGCCGAGCACATCTTGCGAACCGCGAGCATCCCGGTGCTGCTGGTGCGCGCGCCCGAAGCGCACGCCCGGGCCGATGCGGAGCGATTCACCCTGCCGGCCGGCGCCCTGGCCAGCGAATAGGCCGGCCGGAACAACGCGGCCGCCCTGCCCGGCCGCCGCTCGTTTTCACGCGTAGGAGCGCAGGCGCTTCGAGAATTCGGCCAGCGGTGCGATACCGCTGGCTTCGGCGCGTTGGCACCAGTCCTGCAGTTGCCTGACGAGCTGCTCGCCGCTGGCAGCGGAGCGGCTCCACAAGGCGGTGAGTTCACGGCGCATCGAAACCATCGTGTCCAGCGCCTGCGATCCGCGCAAGGCCGTTGCGAGCCGCAGCCGCCGCGACTCGTCGAGCGTGCGTTCGTCCCTCGCGAGCCAGGGTTTCACAGCGCGCAGCAAGCGAGCCTTGTCCGGCGAGAGTCGCCGCAGCGTGCCGAACTCCTGGGCATACGCCTGCTTGAGAAAGCGCGCATAGCTCGCGAGCACGTCGTAGTGGCAACGCGTGACCGCCTGCACGGTCTGCAGGTCGACCGCGGGCCTGGGCGCGACGAGCCGGGGCGTCGGCGCCACATGCTTCACCGTGGCCAGGCCGAAGGCCTGCAGCACGCGGATGTAGAGCCAGCCGATGTCGAACTCGTACCACTTGCTCGACAGCTTGGCCGAGGTGGGAAAGGCGTGGTGGTTGTTGTGCAGCTCTTCGCCGCCGATCAGGATGCCGATGGGCGAGATGTTCGTGCTGGCGTCCTTCGCGGGCCAGTTGCGGTAGCCCCAGTAGTGGCCGATGCCGTTCACCACGCCCGCGGCCCAGAACGGAATCCATGCGATCTGCGCAAGCAGGATGAGCCCGCCCGGCAGCACGCCGAAGAGCGCCATGTCGACCACGCCCATCAGCACGATGCCCAGGATCTTGTGGCGCGAGTACAGCTTGCGCTCGATCCAGTCGTCCGGCGTGCCGTGGCCGTAGCGCGCAATGGTGTCGGCCTTGTTGGACTCGCGGATGTAGAGGAACACGCCGCCCCAGAGCACCCTGTGGATGCCCAGCACCTGGGGGCTGTGCGGGTCTTCGGGCGTGTCGCATCTGGCGTGATGCTTGCGATGCACCGCGGCCCATTCCTTCGTGACCATGCCGGTCGTCAGCCAGAGCCAGAAGCGGAAGAAATGGCTGGCCAGCGGATGCAGGTCCAGCGCGCGATGCGCCTGGTGGCGGTGCAGGAAGATGGTGACCGAAGCGATGGTGACGTGCGTCAGCGCCAGCGCCGCGAGCACCGCGCCCCACCAGGGAAGATCGAGAAAGCCGGAGAAGAACAAAGTGTGCATGGATGCCTTTCGAACAGTCGCGGCATTCTGCTGAGCACCTCCAGAGGGGGCTTTGATGCAGGTCAAGGCCAGGCCCGCACATGCATGAGTTGAT
The Variovorax sp. OAS795 genome window above contains:
- a CDS encoding PilC/PilY family type IV pilus protein, which produces MKKNFFRSLCGAAMLMLGLGTAQAEDIDLFVGNNPSSTSAPNVLFVVDNTANWTPLFTAEMTALATAFESLDAGKFNVGVMLFTETGGGNSNVDGAYLRAGVRLMDAANKAKYGTMIRNLDVSADKSNGGKAGKMMAEVYRYLAGQAPLAGNNKLKTDYTGNVSTYGQGKNESAGSIASRAIWALPGNPLNAFGGTSYNPPSTANCSGTYIIYISNGAAQDNSSDTTTSANALRAAGGDATTITLGVSGSQDNMADEWARYLQTSMGVKVFTVEAAMASGGQGPGWTALLNSMATQSKGEYYDISKNPNLGKALGDALADIFSKIQSVNSVFSSVSLPVSVNTQGTYLNQVFVGMFRPDESAFPRWNGNLKQYKLGVDTNNQLILQDANDTNAINNQTGFVAPCARSYWTPTGVNNYWSFNPSGDCISSDATIKLPASDSPDGNVVEKGAQAYMLRQVATADRNVKTCTPGACTALTSFADGNASITQTALGALSTTERTDLINWLRGLNNKADETKDTTTGAYTTSTTAMRPSVHGDVVHSRPVAINYGTDAAPQVVVFYGANDGMLRAVNGNQAAAIGSAAPGSELWSFVPPEFYGSVKRLRDNTTRINFPGLPASLGTMAPKPYGMDGPMAAYRQGTSAWLYASMRRGGRMIYAFDVSNPASPIFKWRRGCPNQDNDTDCDTGANDMTGIGQTWSAPKVVKASGYGAGVTPMVMFGGGYDKCEDVDTTVPASACGTAAKGNRIYVLDASTGAVLKTFNTDRGVAGEVTIVNDSAGLAKIAYAADLGGNVYRIAIGTDVPGSWVMTKIAALGCDTVTTCTPNRKFMFGPDVVEDNGLYVVLLGSGDREKPLRSYSAALGVSNRFYMMVDKPADATWLSAEATNCGGSSLLCNSSLFAITGTTTPSATDLAAKKGWYLALAPGEQVVTSSVTAYGNTTFNTHTPSSPSVTQSCRADLGTANVYNVAYLDATAQNGARFQNVVGGGLAPSPVVGRVMVGDTFRDVVIGANPDSFLSPKGAAVKAAFKQPKGRVYWFIQK
- a CDS encoding GspH/FimT family pseudopilin, which gives rise to MKAMAGTRARGFTLIELMVTIVVLVVLITVAVPSFDNIRLSSRLTSYATDLVSGSQLARTEAIKRNAVVRLCVSSDGTSCATTGQWETGWIVISADGTVIQKQPAAAGGFQIRDSGSLSALLYDPTGVGASAANFTICRATPVGSQERVVKVSATGRSSVTRTSTGVCA
- a CDS encoding DUF6502 family protein — its product is MEHQLDWALAACARILRPVVRLALSMGVKHPHLEALLRDLLLEEAMRSWRKQGVAKPNISQLSVTTGLNRKAVTAKVRETADALPHTELSAAAKTFTLWLQLVSENQALQRLPITTEGPDAPSFETVAKLGSRGNVHHRTILDELVRLNMVAEQDGCAELRVDGFVPVDDLQSMLAFLGDNGRDHLLAAVSNTLGEQPRMLERAVFARGIGMQDCEKIHQMVRERWAAMHLELAGEMTRAVDRAPAGAKGRIRVGIYTYYEDEAAPNAPAATPQREKESTR
- a CDS encoding DUF5666 domain-containing protein, whose protein sequence is MKSHIRWMRCILFAGAIALLLSCGGGGSGGGSPAGVGSYGGSLSATGSGGPSGTGTGSTGTGTGTNAGTATSGGGGGGGDGGGTGTGAGSGTGTGTAGGGDGSGNAGGTDGTSTAGNGSGDGSGVGSGGTGVSTADATGVGSVGGLGSIILNGVRYNTDTAATSLEDTPDLQIGMSVRIAGKIDAEFTTATAQQVESAAELRGAASAIDVSRGSFMVTGTLVTIDNATVWSNANGLAQVAAGSVVQVWGLPSGPGVLRATRVELKPASAEPLATGVVQNLDRIAQRFTLGQLTVLYDGAAFSGGIDPASLADGAIVRVRGSAAPVAGFFSATRVQGWYAVPRQDAAAVQLAGVITDFTGLNGFKVLGTPADASNAIVNGGPSSAIGNGVKVELDGFMSNGVLVVKKLRIRNIPGTGGPVAFTLIGAIGNYQSPASFLVKGQRVNASGPGTVFENGTVADLGNGRRVTVVGDTVVDGVLVAQRVSFVQP
- a CDS encoding universal stress protein codes for the protein MRILLAVDGSEYTARMLDYLAAHKEWSQAGHAFTVFNAVLPVPHRAAAFAGPDLVHSYYDDEARVVLEPVRAALAAHDIEAVFAHKVGHAADEIAAFAQNGKFDLLVMGSRGQGALSNLVLGSVAMKVLARCAVPVLLVR
- a CDS encoding hemerythrin domain-containing protein: MTHATIRIIRQEHAALAAMLRSIVLLLQQHRRKGSRPDFTSLRAMLFYVDEFPEKRHHRKESELLFPKLRARTPISRDLMDRLDNDHAWGERKIRNVEHALLAFEMLGDSRRAAFESAVEQYVDFYLNHMALEEREILPLAERVLTADDWHDLDEAFGRNRDPLTGYPPEREYEALFSRIVGTVPAPIGLGPEA
- a CDS encoding universal stress protein, with translation MYQRILVPVDGSATSAHGLGEAIRLARSTGGRLRLMHVIDELSFALAMDAYAGRSDDWLETLRNAGAALLEAGKSKAAAAGVTADAVLCDSFRGAVADRVTAEAAAWPADLIVLGTHGRRGLGRMVMGSSAEHILRTASIPVLLVRAPEAHARADAERFTLPAGALASE
- a CDS encoding fatty acid desaturase; this translates as MHTLFFSGFLDLPWWGAVLAALALTHVTIASVTIFLHRHQAHRALDLHPLASHFFRFWLWLTTGMVTKEWAAVHRKHHARCDTPEDPHSPQVLGIHRVLWGGVFLYIRESNKADTIARYGHGTPDDWIERKLYSRHKILGIVLMGVVDMALFGVLPGGLILLAQIAWIPFWAAGVVNGIGHYWGYRNWPAKDASTNISPIGILIGGEELHNNHHAFPTSAKLSSKWYEFDIGWLYIRVLQAFGLATVKHVAPTPRLVAPRPAVDLQTVQAVTRCHYDVLASYARFLKQAYAQEFGTLRRLSPDKARLLRAVKPWLARDERTLDESRRLRLATALRGSQALDTMVSMRRELTALWSRSAASGEQLVRQLQDWCQRAEASGIAPLAEFSKRLRSYA